A region from the Sandaracinus amylolyticus genome encodes:
- a CDS encoding RNA polymerase sigma factor has product MSGVHDGLSDEELVRRFNDGDAAALEEILRRYQRPLFNFILRSVRDRDRAEELLQDVFLKVVQRSSEFQGNSKFSTWLYTIARNLCIDTSRKMVFRRHRSLDAPLKADEAEGATLLDRVANEGPAADRAVIGQDLQARIAAAVEELPEEQREVFLMRELQNMAFKEIADIVGVPENTVKSRMRYALERLQRALAEYEDYVRELER; this is encoded by the coding sequence GTGAGCGGTGTGCACGACGGGCTCTCCGACGAGGAGCTGGTCCGGCGCTTCAACGACGGGGACGCGGCGGCGCTCGAGGAGATCCTGCGCCGGTATCAACGTCCCCTCTTCAACTTCATCCTGCGCTCGGTCCGCGATCGCGACCGCGCGGAGGAGCTCCTCCAGGACGTGTTCCTGAAGGTGGTGCAGAGATCCTCGGAATTCCAAGGGAACTCGAAGTTCAGCACGTGGCTCTACACGATCGCGAGAAATCTCTGCATCGACACCAGCCGGAAGATGGTCTTCCGGCGGCATCGTTCCCTCGACGCCCCGCTGAAGGCCGACGAGGCCGAGGGCGCCACCCTGCTCGATCGGGTGGCGAACGAGGGCCCGGCGGCCGATCGCGCGGTGATCGGTCAGGATCTCCAGGCGCGCATCGCGGCGGCGGTCGAGGAGCTCCCCGAGGAGCAGCGTGAGGTGTTCTTGATGCGCGAGCTCCAGAACATGGCTTTCAAGGAGATCGCCGACATCGTCGGGGTCCCCGAGAACACGGTGAAGAGCCGGATGCGGTACGCGCTGGAGCGGCTCCAGCGCGCGCTCGCGGAGTACGAGGACTACGTCAGAGAGCTGGAGCGGTGA
- a CDS encoding tetratricopeptide repeat protein: protein MSRRAVSFVASALLAGVLFAPVAQAQEDEAIERELVGLEGQVAALMSEPLRSESLRSATFVEERLTDGELFYRLQDYIRASIIFTDIVDNYPQHAAFPDALFLLADSLFRAGDYLGARTRFREVLSHSSEPGFRPFIQRSLGRLIEIAIHTRDFEGIDDVFAQLNRLPPSEIEAATTYFRAKYLYNRAVPADDVLRAPGGSQDTGHPATTGIDLATLDQARQAFEAVQEGSPYYPQARYFIGVIHTLREQYPQAIEAFTRVLRAPATTQEHIQVSELTQLALGRLYYETDQLEQAVEAYQAIPRTSANFDEALYEIAWVYIRMGDATRAERALEVLAVAAPDSHFLPDAKILRGNLLLRNGRFEEANRVFREVAREFGPVRRELDEMLAEHQADPIGYFRQLVRENMQTFDANAFLPPLAQRWASMEGDMDRALGVLQDLAEARQLVTETSLLVQRLTAALSQPNRVAVFADLRRQRELTTGFRNRVLRLRQRAIALESRGAAATPELEEVRARRREIERFIDRMPTREEDFAEMDGEVVGRYRRLERELSRMEVELLGMEARIAATERYLADTSGTRDASGDEAVANELRQQRQAIDDYRTEIGQLRILIEAGRLQVGVGDDRYQRHERLRAEHARLVGEERRLGGGSSRMEPTFRRIATLESQLDARDAEIDRIVEERTASIRAQVDEESGRIEGYRRELGQLEGEAEEVVGAVTYQNFRRVQQRFYDLVLRADVGRIDVAWAEREEHRMRVEMLTRERSQELRSLDDEFREITDEGGGGAAAEDDAEEETP from the coding sequence GTGTCTCGGCGTGCGGTGTCGTTCGTCGCGAGCGCGCTGCTCGCGGGCGTGCTCTTCGCGCCAGTCGCGCAGGCGCAGGAGGACGAGGCGATCGAGCGCGAGCTCGTCGGGCTCGAGGGTCAGGTCGCGGCGCTGATGAGCGAGCCGCTGCGCAGCGAGAGCCTGCGCAGCGCGACGTTCGTCGAGGAGCGGCTGACCGACGGCGAGCTCTTCTACCGCCTCCAGGACTACATCCGCGCGTCGATCATCTTCACGGACATCGTCGACAACTACCCGCAGCACGCGGCGTTCCCCGACGCGCTCTTCCTGCTCGCCGACTCGCTCTTCCGCGCGGGCGACTACCTCGGGGCGCGCACCCGCTTCCGCGAGGTGCTCTCGCACTCGTCCGAGCCGGGGTTCCGGCCCTTCATCCAGCGCTCGCTGGGGCGCCTCATCGAGATCGCGATCCACACCCGCGACTTCGAGGGGATCGACGACGTCTTCGCCCAGCTGAACCGGCTGCCGCCCTCGGAGATCGAGGCAGCGACGACGTATTTCCGCGCGAAGTACCTCTACAATCGCGCCGTGCCCGCCGACGACGTGCTTCGCGCTCCCGGCGGCTCGCAGGACACCGGTCATCCGGCGACGACGGGCATCGATCTCGCGACGCTCGACCAGGCGCGCCAGGCGTTCGAGGCGGTCCAGGAGGGCAGCCCGTACTACCCGCAGGCGCGCTACTTCATCGGCGTCATCCACACGCTGCGCGAGCAGTATCCGCAGGCGATCGAGGCGTTCACGCGCGTGCTGCGTGCGCCGGCCACGACGCAGGAGCACATCCAGGTCTCGGAGCTGACGCAGCTCGCGCTCGGCCGGCTCTACTACGAGACCGATCAGCTCGAGCAGGCGGTCGAGGCGTACCAGGCGATCCCGCGTACGAGCGCGAACTTCGACGAAGCGCTCTACGAGATCGCGTGGGTGTACATCCGCATGGGCGACGCGACGCGCGCGGAGCGTGCGCTCGAGGTGCTCGCCGTCGCCGCGCCGGACTCGCACTTCCTCCCGGACGCGAAGATCCTCCGCGGCAATCTCCTGCTGCGGAACGGCCGCTTCGAAGAGGCGAACCGCGTGTTCCGCGAGGTCGCGCGCGAGTTCGGGCCGGTGCGACGCGAGCTCGACGAGATGCTCGCGGAGCACCAGGCGGACCCGATCGGCTACTTCCGTCAGCTCGTCCGCGAGAACATGCAGACGTTCGACGCGAACGCGTTCCTGCCGCCGCTCGCGCAGCGCTGGGCGAGCATGGAGGGCGACATGGATCGCGCGCTCGGCGTGCTCCAGGACCTCGCGGAGGCGCGTCAGCTCGTCACCGAGACGTCGCTGCTCGTGCAGCGCCTGACCGCGGCGCTCTCGCAGCCCAACCGCGTCGCGGTGTTCGCGGATCTGCGCCGCCAGCGCGAGCTGACGACGGGCTTCCGCAACCGCGTGCTGCGCCTGCGACAGCGCGCGATCGCGCTCGAGTCGCGCGGCGCGGCCGCCACGCCGGAGCTCGAGGAAGTGCGCGCCCGGCGTCGCGAGATCGAGCGCTTCATCGATCGGATGCCGACGCGCGAGGAGGACTTCGCCGAGATGGACGGCGAGGTCGTCGGTCGTTATCGCCGCCTCGAGCGCGAGCTGTCGCGCATGGAGGTCGAGCTGCTCGGCATGGAGGCGCGCATCGCCGCGACGGAGCGCTACCTCGCGGACACGTCGGGCACGCGCGACGCGAGCGGTGACGAGGCGGTCGCGAACGAGCTGCGCCAGCAGCGCCAGGCGATCGACGACTACCGCACCGAGATCGGCCAGCTCCGCATCCTGATCGAGGCGGGACGCCTGCAGGTCGGCGTCGGCGACGACCGTTACCAGCGCCACGAGCGCCTGCGCGCCGAGCATGCCCGCCTGGTCGGGGAGGAGCGCCGGCTCGGTGGTGGATCGAGCCGCATGGAGCCGACGTTCCGGCGCATCGCGACGCTCGAGAGCCAGCTCGACGCGCGCGACGCGGAGATCGACCGAATCGTCGAGGAGCGCACCGCGTCCATCCGCGCGCAGGTCGACGAGGAGTCGGGGCGCATCGAGGGCTATCGACGCGAGCTCGGCCAGCTCGAGGGCGAGGCCGAAGAGGTCGTGGGCGCGGTCACGTACCAGAACTTCCGCCGCGTCCAGCAGCGGTTCTACGACCTCGTGCTGCGCGCCGACGTCGGCCGCATCGACGTGGCGTGGGCGGAGCGTGAGGAGCATCGGATGCGCGTCGAGATGCTGACGCGCGAGCGCTCGCAGGAGCTGCGCTCGCTCGACGACGAGTTCCGCGAGATCACCGACGAGGGCGGTGGCGGTGCGGCGGCCGAAGACGACGCCGAAGAGGAGACGCCGTGA
- a CDS encoding tetratricopeptide repeat protein, protein MIRTRVSFRVSAALLGAMAALVSAPRALAQDGGAQDAGASDGGVPLGTVSVDGGVTATTTGDAAAPWAGTVDVPLPAFLDTTDRRIRDDRPPPSAEQVAALREMEAEVGRFTKTGTSYREAIRSILRREYTQRRREREQGYARQIREEERLQNEARERAIRLFERFVRRYPDDPTYTPDAMFRLGELYYERSAIAFQDAALAGQTPESGHPDYMPTISLYRELVRRFPNYRRIDGVYYLIGYCLNEMGEMAEARLAWLNLVCANRYHYTGESLPTPDTTGEGDAGTASPLGPEAHPALTLDPTPQSGADEPFIDPYADCQPVTEGAEFVSETWLRIGEYHFDFDYEPHALERAISAYRKVLADPEDRNYNLALYKVAWAYYRGSRYPEAIEHFVQLIDWSDREYERTGRAGSELRAEAVQYLGITFAYDDWNEDQIPDPDEGQPTGFQRIQNPELMPQDRPWTVEIYFQLGQIYFEEDRYDEAIEVWEYAIRRWPLHHRVPEIVNQIARAHERRGRMREAQEERFQLADYGQGSEWWEANLDHPIEQRRAEQLAEASIINAAIQHHQQAQRMRRLALENQDERMLQEAIAEYNVAAQGYQQYIEQYPNSPNAYELQYNLADALFWSQQYEQAAAQYAAVRDSNLDDRYLSESARRVVLSLQYMLEDAQRRGEIEVRDEPPAVDPGPPPRVRPVEMPQLVQRVAQAREIYLARVPAAQDREGVRAAYDYNNTLLLYNYGWWEQARERFRRIYLERCRGPQASEEGQVAWISLRNIAVQLGDTEEVERLARDLQQRQCTFSPDASAPSAVDCNDPANQDNPQCLVTRDLGNIRFQRALELYQRARGDLPQEQLCPEAPTAEQVQLFEQSATDMVNAVNDDPRHADAPRALIQAAVALECTSRYESASRVYQRVVDEVGPVRAQEPEQQQRLDSILATAYFRLAYTANRFFDYERAIESYRVLADSPRFASSTDPGIQETRTDALINAARILEYQQDYNRAADYYRRAAEAQGTPPDVARSARFRVAEMAFKRRDWNGTIREMRAFIDRYRGDAAAGELLVTAYWRIAQARQELRQTRDYRTALQDVVDAFSRAGQERGSIAAEYAAQARFTIVDENMAAFETFAINPGSPATLEAYVNSVARQIEEGSARANTLVTGYAPVLDYGRPTWTIAAFVRQGRVYEVLARAVLNTPFVMPADLQRRVRGASADVREEVRVQVQDRIQQTLDQRVRPIECFAIARYALAARAARAGSIDNEYTRLAADRLQAYGDERIAECIAAEQQRDPSFAAYTPGEFARARAGRTLPMTTDIAAPPLAREEE, encoded by the coding sequence GTGATTCGCACGCGCGTGTCGTTCCGTGTCTCGGCGGCCTTGCTCGGTGCGATGGCCGCGCTCGTGAGCGCCCCGCGCGCGCTCGCGCAGGACGGTGGTGCGCAGGACGCAGGCGCGTCCGATGGTGGCGTGCCGCTCGGAACGGTGAGCGTCGACGGCGGCGTCACCGCGACGACCACCGGCGACGCCGCCGCGCCCTGGGCGGGCACGGTCGACGTGCCGCTCCCCGCGTTCCTCGACACCACCGATCGCCGCATCCGCGACGACCGCCCGCCGCCGAGCGCCGAGCAGGTCGCGGCGCTCCGCGAGATGGAGGCCGAGGTCGGTCGCTTCACGAAGACGGGCACGTCGTATCGCGAGGCGATCCGCTCGATCCTGCGCCGCGAGTACACGCAGCGTCGGCGCGAGCGCGAGCAGGGCTACGCGCGCCAGATCCGCGAGGAAGAGCGCCTCCAGAACGAGGCGCGCGAGCGCGCGATCCGCCTGTTCGAGCGCTTCGTCCGCCGTTACCCGGACGACCCGACGTACACGCCGGACGCGATGTTCCGGCTCGGCGAGCTCTACTACGAGCGCAGCGCGATCGCGTTCCAGGACGCGGCGCTCGCGGGGCAGACGCCCGAGTCCGGGCACCCCGACTACATGCCGACGATCTCGCTCTATCGCGAGCTCGTGCGCCGCTTCCCGAATTACCGGCGGATCGACGGCGTCTACTATCTCATCGGCTACTGCCTGAACGAGATGGGCGAGATGGCCGAGGCGCGCCTCGCCTGGCTCAACCTCGTCTGCGCGAACCGCTACCACTACACGGGCGAGTCGCTCCCCACGCCGGACACCACGGGTGAGGGCGACGCGGGCACCGCGAGCCCGCTCGGCCCCGAGGCGCACCCGGCGCTCACGCTCGATCCGACGCCGCAGAGCGGCGCCGACGAGCCGTTCATCGATCCCTACGCCGACTGCCAGCCGGTCACCGAGGGCGCGGAGTTCGTCAGCGAGACGTGGCTGCGCATCGGCGAGTACCACTTCGACTTCGACTACGAGCCGCACGCGCTCGAGCGCGCGATCAGCGCGTATCGCAAGGTCCTCGCGGACCCCGAGGACCGCAACTACAACCTCGCGCTCTACAAGGTCGCCTGGGCGTACTACCGCGGCAGCCGTTACCCCGAGGCGATCGAGCACTTCGTCCAGCTGATCGACTGGTCCGATCGCGAGTACGAGCGCACCGGCCGCGCGGGCTCGGAGCTGCGCGCCGAGGCGGTGCAGTACCTCGGCATCACGTTCGCGTACGACGACTGGAACGAGGACCAGATCCCGGATCCCGACGAGGGTCAGCCCACCGGGTTCCAGCGGATCCAGAACCCCGAGCTGATGCCGCAGGATCGACCGTGGACGGTCGAGATCTACTTCCAGCTCGGCCAGATCTACTTCGAGGAAGACCGCTACGACGAGGCGATCGAGGTCTGGGAGTACGCGATCCGTCGCTGGCCGCTGCACCACCGCGTGCCCGAGATCGTGAACCAGATCGCGCGTGCCCACGAGCGTCGCGGGCGGATGCGCGAGGCGCAGGAGGAGCGCTTCCAGCTCGCCGACTACGGTCAGGGCTCGGAGTGGTGGGAGGCGAACCTCGATCATCCGATCGAGCAGCGTCGCGCGGAGCAGCTGGCCGAGGCGTCGATCATCAACGCCGCGATCCAGCACCACCAGCAGGCGCAGCGCATGCGTCGTCTCGCCCTGGAGAACCAGGACGAGCGGATGCTCCAGGAGGCGATCGCCGAGTACAACGTCGCGGCGCAGGGCTACCAGCAGTACATCGAGCAGTACCCGAACAGCCCGAACGCGTACGAGCTCCAGTACAACCTCGCGGACGCGCTCTTCTGGTCGCAGCAATACGAGCAGGCGGCCGCGCAGTACGCGGCGGTGCGCGACTCGAACCTCGACGATCGTTACCTGAGCGAGTCGGCGCGTCGCGTGGTGCTCTCGCTGCAGTACATGCTCGAAGACGCGCAGCGTCGCGGCGAGATCGAAGTGCGCGACGAGCCGCCGGCGGTAGACCCGGGGCCGCCGCCGCGCGTCCGACCGGTCGAGATGCCGCAGCTCGTGCAGCGCGTCGCGCAGGCGCGCGAGATCTACCTCGCGCGTGTGCCCGCGGCGCAGGACCGCGAGGGCGTGCGCGCGGCGTACGACTACAACAACACGCTGCTCCTCTACAACTACGGCTGGTGGGAGCAGGCCCGTGAGCGCTTCCGCCGCATCTACCTCGAGCGATGCCGTGGTCCGCAGGCGAGCGAGGAGGGCCAGGTCGCCTGGATCTCGCTGCGCAACATCGCGGTCCAGCTCGGCGACACCGAGGAGGTCGAGCGCCTCGCGCGGGATCTCCAGCAGCGCCAGTGCACGTTCAGCCCCGACGCGAGCGCGCCGAGCGCCGTCGACTGCAACGACCCGGCGAACCAGGACAACCCGCAGTGTCTCGTGACGCGGGACCTCGGGAACATCCGGTTCCAGCGCGCGCTCGAGCTCTACCAGCGTGCGCGCGGTGATCTCCCGCAGGAGCAGCTCTGCCCGGAGGCGCCGACGGCCGAGCAGGTGCAGCTCTTCGAGCAGTCCGCGACCGACATGGTCAACGCGGTGAACGACGATCCGCGCCACGCGGACGCGCCGCGCGCGCTCATCCAGGCGGCGGTCGCGCTCGAGTGCACCAGCCGGTACGAGTCGGCGTCGCGCGTCTATCAGCGCGTGGTCGACGAGGTCGGTCCGGTGCGCGCACAAGAGCCCGAGCAGCAGCAGCGGCTCGACTCGATCCTCGCGACTGCGTACTTCCGCCTCGCGTACACCGCGAACCGGTTCTTCGACTACGAGCGCGCGATCGAGAGCTACCGCGTGCTCGCGGACTCGCCGCGTTTCGCGAGCTCGACGGATCCCGGGATCCAAGAGACGCGGACCGACGCGCTGATCAACGCGGCGCGCATCCTCGAGTACCAGCAGGACTACAACCGCGCGGCCGACTACTACCGTCGCGCCGCCGAGGCGCAGGGCACGCCGCCCGACGTCGCGCGCAGCGCGCGCTTCCGCGTCGCGGAGATGGCGTTCAAGCGCCGCGACTGGAACGGCACCATCCGCGAGATGCGCGCGTTCATCGACCGTTACCGCGGCGATGCGGCGGCGGGCGAGCTGCTCGTGACCGCGTACTGGCGCATCGCGCAGGCGCGCCAGGAGCTGCGTCAGACGCGCGACTACCGCACCGCGCTGCAGGACGTCGTCGACGCGTTCTCGCGCGCCGGTCAGGAGCGCGGATCGATCGCGGCGGAGTACGCCGCGCAGGCGCGCTTCACGATCGTCGACGAGAACATGGCGGCGTTCGAGACGTTCGCGATCAACCCCGGCAGCCCGGCGACGCTCGAGGCGTACGTGAACAGCGTCGCGCGTCAGATCGAAGAAGGCTCGGCGCGCGCGAACACGCTCGTGACCGGCTACGCGCCGGTGCTCGACTACGGGCGTCCGACGTGGACGATCGCGGCGTTCGTGCGACAGGGACGCGTGTACGAGGTGCTCGCGCGCGCGGTGCTCAACACGCCGTTCGTGATGCCCGCGGACCTCCAGCGCCGGGTGCGCGGTGCGAGCGCGGACGTCCGCGAGGAAGTGCGCGTCCAGGTGCAGGACCGCATCCAGCAGACGCTCGATCAGCGCGTGCGTCCGATCGAGTGCTTCGCGATCGCGCGTTATGCGCTCGCTGCGCGCGCGGCGCGCGCGGGCTCGATCGACAACGAGTACACGCGGCTCGCCGCCGACCGCCTCCAGGCGTACGGTGACGAGCGAATCGCCGAATGCATCGCGGCCGAGCAGCAGCGCGACCCCTCGTTCGCGGCGTACACGCCTGGCGAGTTCGCGCGTGCACGTGCGGGACGTACGCTGCCGATGACGACGGACATCGCGGCGCCTCCGCTCGCGCGGGAGGAGGAGTGA
- a CDS encoding tetratricopeptide repeat protein — protein MARARSSAIALFCGCLLLSAGALLPACEQQGGTTADRDDETSGGEDEGRDDRADRGDVESPPGSREPEGDDEDDLEGGADETPAPTTGGTAQTPTSQQESPWGRPEVESGEPLPPRRPVSGSAQSAYRRGIEAGQRGDTEGSRRAFEEALRTDPNAFRAAYNLGVLADRAGNADGALNYYRQALRIQPDYERAAEGIVTIYVRRGQAADAVAFMEPLARRWVRNLHIQALYGEALIHANRPEEAIQAARTALRRDERFVPAMLVLVKANLRRNRTELAQSILDQAVTIDPNHAEVQFLRGRMLQEQNQLGQALQAYRRAVELRPDYADARMALALQLLAGANYPEAVQQFEAVARLVADVPEVHLGLGNAYRATKQWEKSKNELDRVVATSPRSPEAHYGLALLYLEAGAEMPGSDLLTSLQRAQQEFRAYRDLMGPRLARDDPSTAYLEEITRQIEREQRRIERDAARRQREAERAARQAAEGGGEGGTTEGGGTE, from the coding sequence ATGGCGAGGGCGCGTTCGAGCGCGATCGCGCTGTTCTGCGGGTGCCTGCTGCTGAGCGCGGGCGCGCTGCTGCCCGCGTGCGAGCAGCAGGGGGGCACCACCGCCGATCGCGACGACGAGACGTCGGGCGGCGAGGACGAGGGCCGCGACGATCGCGCCGATCGTGGCGACGTCGAGTCGCCGCCCGGCTCGCGCGAGCCCGAGGGCGACGACGAGGACGATCTCGAAGGCGGCGCCGACGAGACGCCCGCGCCGACCACCGGCGGCACCGCGCAGACGCCCACGTCGCAGCAGGAGAGCCCGTGGGGCCGCCCCGAGGTCGAGAGCGGCGAGCCGCTCCCGCCGCGGCGTCCGGTCAGCGGCTCGGCGCAGTCCGCGTACCGTCGTGGCATCGAGGCCGGCCAGCGCGGCGACACCGAGGGCTCGCGCCGCGCGTTCGAGGAAGCGCTGCGCACCGACCCCAACGCGTTCCGCGCCGCCTACAACCTCGGCGTGCTCGCCGATCGCGCGGGCAACGCGGACGGTGCGCTCAACTACTACCGCCAGGCGCTGCGCATCCAGCCGGACTACGAGCGCGCGGCCGAGGGCATCGTCACGATCTACGTGCGTCGCGGCCAGGCGGCGGACGCGGTCGCGTTCATGGAGCCCCTCGCGCGCCGCTGGGTGCGCAACCTCCACATCCAGGCTCTCTACGGCGAGGCGCTCATCCACGCGAACCGCCCCGAGGAAGCGATCCAGGCGGCGCGCACCGCGCTGCGCCGCGACGAACGCTTCGTCCCCGCGATGCTCGTGCTCGTGAAGGCGAACCTGCGCCGCAACCGCACCGAGCTCGCGCAGTCGATCCTCGACCAGGCGGTCACGATCGACCCGAACCACGCCGAGGTGCAGTTCCTCCGCGGGCGCATGCTCCAGGAGCAGAACCAGCTCGGTCAGGCGCTCCAGGCGTATCGTCGCGCGGTCGAGCTGCGCCCCGACTACGCCGACGCGCGCATGGCGCTCGCGCTCCAGCTCCTCGCGGGCGCGAACTATCCCGAGGCCGTCCAGCAGTTCGAGGCGGTCGCGCGCCTCGTCGCCGACGTGCCCGAGGTGCACCTCGGCCTCGGCAACGCGTACCGCGCGACGAAGCAGTGGGAGAAGAGCAAGAACGAGCTCGATCGCGTCGTCGCGACGAGCCCGCGCAGCCCGGAGGCGCACTACGGGCTCGCGCTGCTCTACCTCGAGGCGGGCGCGGAGATGCCGGGCAGCGACCTGCTCACCTCGCTGCAGCGCGCGCAGCAGGAGTTCCGCGCGTACCGCGACCTGATGGGACCGCGCCTCGCGCGCGACGACCCGTCCACCGCGTACCTCGAGGAGATCACGCGCCAGATCGAGCGCGAGCAGCGCCGCATCGAGCGCGACGCCGCACGGCGTCAGCGCGAGGCCGAGCGCGCCGCGCGCCAGGCGGCCGAGGGTGGCGGCGAGGGCGGGACCACGGAAGGCGGAGGCACGGAATGA
- a CDS encoding AgmX/PglI C-terminal domain-containing protein — protein sequence MTTPQGPQQQGGKAAGRPGAMTMAMQAVQVRPSGPKVLRIGVIQGGKIVEERIIRQRETVSVGSSERNHFIVPGMPPRFELFQLVGADYILNFTADMRGRVGLPGGVQELEQLRASGAARNAGQHWQVKLSDTSRGKVVIGDTTLLFQFVVPPPVQPRPQLPAAVVGGFIAGIDWLFTAFVMFSFMSHFGFIIFLENADWPIQPTLATIDDRLADMIFNEPEPPPVEEEEAPTEEAPTEEPTEEVAETPTRQPSGDSSSTPGETQGERQAAADSDARMAAEAAAAQVDQLLLGALSSEGGAFADVLAGGAVTGSAEDILAQAEGVGVATSSGGGTLRERSGGGRVGGATEGLGGLAAVKGGATTARGEGGAVEERQVRGRFRAPSDVDDESGSGDFDPRVVIRMIQTRQSAIRACYERELRADPTLSGRVKISLTIQETGSVTGVRVVENTIGSDSVGSCVTRVVQGFRFNPGPEGGSVTYQFPFVFEPQG from the coding sequence ATGACCACGCCGCAGGGACCGCAGCAGCAGGGGGGCAAGGCCGCCGGACGTCCGGGCGCGATGACGATGGCCATGCAGGCCGTCCAGGTGCGTCCCTCGGGCCCGAAGGTCCTGCGCATCGGCGTCATCCAGGGCGGCAAGATCGTCGAAGAGCGCATCATCCGGCAGCGCGAGACCGTCTCGGTCGGCAGCTCGGAGCGCAATCACTTCATCGTCCCGGGCATGCCGCCGCGCTTCGAGCTCTTCCAGCTCGTCGGCGCCGACTACATCCTGAACTTCACCGCCGACATGCGCGGCCGCGTGGGGCTGCCGGGCGGTGTCCAGGAGCTCGAGCAGCTGCGCGCGAGCGGCGCGGCGCGCAACGCGGGCCAGCACTGGCAGGTCAAGCTCAGCGACACCTCGCGCGGCAAGGTCGTCATCGGCGACACGACGCTGCTCTTCCAGTTCGTCGTGCCGCCGCCGGTGCAGCCGCGGCCTCAGCTCCCGGCGGCGGTCGTCGGCGGGTTCATCGCGGGCATCGACTGGCTGTTCACGGCCTTCGTGATGTTCTCGTTCATGAGCCACTTCGGCTTCATCATCTTCCTCGAGAACGCCGACTGGCCGATCCAGCCCACGCTCGCGACGATCGACGACCGCCTCGCGGACATGATCTTCAACGAGCCGGAGCCCCCGCCGGTCGAGGAAGAGGAAGCGCCGACCGAAGAGGCGCCCACCGAGGAGCCGACCGAGGAGGTCGCCGAGACGCCGACGCGTCAGCCGAGCGGTGATTCGTCGTCGACCCCGGGCGAGACGCAGGGCGAGCGTCAGGCGGCGGCGGACAGCGACGCGCGCATGGCGGCCGAGGCCGCGGCGGCGCAGGTCGACCAGCTCCTGCTCGGCGCGCTGAGCTCGGAGGGCGGAGCGTTCGCGGACGTGCTCGCGGGCGGCGCGGTGACCGGCAGCGCCGAGGACATCCTCGCGCAGGCGGAAGGCGTCGGCGTGGCGACGTCGAGCGGCGGCGGCACGCTGCGCGAGCGCTCGGGCGGCGGGCGCGTCGGCGGCGCGACCGAGGGCCTCGGCGGCCTCGCGGCGGTGAAGGGCGGCGCGACGACGGCGCGCGGCGAGGGCGGCGCGGTCGAGGAGCGTCAGGTGCGCGGTCGCTTCCGCGCGCCGAGCGACGTCGACGACGAGTCGGGCAGCGGCGACTTCGACCCGCGCGTGGTCATCCGCATGATCCAGACCCGCCAGTCGGCGATCCGCGCCTGCTACGAGCGCGAGCTGCGCGCCGACCCGACGCTGTCGGGGCGCGTGAAGATCTCGCTGACGATCCAGGAGACGGGCAGCGTCACCGGCGTGCGCGTCGTGGAGAACACGATCGGCAGCGACTCGGTCGGCTCGTGCGTGACGCGCGTCGTGCAGGGCTTCCGGTTCAATCCGGGCCCCGAGGGCGGCAGCGTCACGTACCAGTTCCCGTTCGTGTTCGAGCCGCAGGGCTGA